The following coding sequences are from one Caballeronia sp. SBC1 window:
- a CDS encoding LysE family translocator, with product MTAFAAVAAILAALLMGAMSPGPSFVLVARNAIGLSRADGLVTALGMGVGGVFFSGVALAGLYTVLSAVEWLYVALKVAGGLYLIYIASKIWRGASSPLVVDDGHDAQNHNLRKSFWIGLTTQLSNPKTAIWYGSIFAALLPQHPPLWCYLILPPMIFTIEAGWYTVVALCFSSRRPRELYLRAKKWIDRVAAGAITALGLRLILTAHKAGI from the coding sequence ATGACCGCCTTCGCCGCCGTTGCCGCCATTCTGGCCGCGTTATTAATGGGGGCGATGAGCCCGGGTCCCAGCTTTGTGCTGGTCGCGCGCAACGCGATCGGCTTGTCTCGTGCGGATGGATTGGTGACCGCACTTGGCATGGGGGTGGGCGGCGTTTTCTTTAGCGGCGTCGCGCTTGCGGGGCTTTATACGGTGCTGTCTGCTGTTGAATGGCTCTATGTCGCCTTGAAAGTGGCTGGTGGGCTTTACCTGATCTACATCGCCTCGAAGATCTGGCGTGGAGCGTCCAGTCCGCTGGTCGTGGACGACGGGCACGACGCGCAAAACCATAACCTGCGCAAATCGTTCTGGATCGGTCTCACGACGCAACTCAGCAACCCGAAGACGGCCATCTGGTACGGCAGTATCTTCGCCGCCTTGTTGCCGCAACATCCGCCGCTCTGGTGTTACCTCATCCTGCCGCCCATGATCTTCACGATCGAAGCAGGGTGGTACACCGTCGTTGCCTTGTGTTTCTCCAGTCGCCGTCCGCGCGAGCTTTACCTGCGCGCCAAGAAATGGATCGATCGTGTTGCAGCAGGCGCCATTACAGCGCTGGGCCTTCGGTTGATCCTCACCGCACATAAAGCCGGTATCTGA